A genomic stretch from Aquila chrysaetos chrysaetos chromosome 1, bAquChr1.4, whole genome shotgun sequence includes:
- the LOC115351772 gene encoding protein MGARP isoform X2, protein MYLCRAASQALASRLSRAPSAASRLKQRAPLRQMSSGSVPGSSGETMIYYLLAGVAAFGGLFYAYRIVSSSRSKYIEHLNILQERAEGRKDKPWSSKGDEEETAEVTEAETVTEEADAVAAAGPAAQDKNAGVSPETGGENDLPAPDASPAVEEAQQEAAANLEVAANSEAAAVQETVSEVLDVAASSAHEENLDSVKEGVASAAEEISDRSSKSQDVDAEESGETSEVSVEEKTPEEVAKEP, encoded by the exons atGTATCTCTGCAGGGCCGCCTCGCAGGCGCTGGCCTCTCGCCTCAGCAGGGCTCCCTCTGCTGCGAGCCGCCTCAAGCAGCGTG CACCTCTTCGCCAGATGTCATCTGGGAGTGTTCCTGGCTCTTCTGGAGAGACCATGATTTACTACCTCCTTGCTGGTGTTGCTGCTTTTGGTGGTTTATTTTAT GCCTACAGAATAGTCAGTTCATCCCGCAGCAAGTATATTGAACATTTGAATATTCTTCAGGAGAGAGCTGAGGGGCGGAAAGACAAACCTTGGTCAAGCAAGG GTGATGAAGAAGAGACGGCTGAAGTCACTGAAGCAGAGACAGTCACGGAAGAGGCTGATGCAGTAGCTGCTGCTGGACCTGCAGCACAGGATAAGAATGCTGGGGTATCCCCAGAAACTGGAGGGGAGAATGACTTACCAGCTCCAGATGCGTCCCCTGCTGTCGAGGAAGCACAGCAGGAAGCTGCTGCTAATTTGGAAGTTGCTGCTAATTcagaagctgctgcagtgcAAG AAACTGTGAGTGAAGTCTTGGATGTTGCAGCTTCTTCTGCCCATGAGGAAAACCTAGACAGTGTCAAGGAAGGAGTAGCCTCAGCAGCTGAAGAGATTTCTGACAGATCCTCAAAGAGCCAGGACGTTGATGCTGAGGAGTCGGGGGAAACTTCAGAAG tttctgtggaGGAGAAGACACCTGAAGAAGTTGCTAAGGAACCCTAA
- the NDUFC1 gene encoding NADH dehydrogenase [ubiquinone] 1 subunit C1, mitochondrial: MAAALRAGERLRLVAGAPRLAFTRSAFVAKRRNYDQPNWFGVGLAFSTTAALWALLFKQHNEDVMEYERRKQEKQHKCTGCS, translated from the exons atggcggcggcgcTGAGGGCGGGGGAGAGGTTGCGGTTGGTGGCGGGAGCGCCGAGGCTCG CTTTTACTCGTTCTGCATTTGTTGCAAAAAGACGTAATTATGACCAACCGAACTGGTTTGGAGTTGGCTTGGCTTTTAGCACCACTGCTGCCTTGTGGGCTCTT CTTTTCAAGCAGCATAATGAAGACGTAATGGAATAcgaaagaagaaaacaagagaaacaaCATAAGTGTACAGGATGTTCATAG
- the LOC115351772 gene encoding protein MGARP isoform X3, translating to MYLCRAASQALASRLSRAPSAASRLKQRAPLRQMSSGSVPGSSGETMIYYLLAGVAAFGGLFYAYRIVSSSRSKYIEHLNILQERAEGRKDKPWSSKGDEEETAEVTEAETVTEEADAVAAAGPAAQDKNAGVSPETGGENDLPAPDASPAVEEAQQEAAANLEVAANSEAAAVQVSVEEKTPEEVAKEP from the exons atGTATCTCTGCAGGGCCGCCTCGCAGGCGCTGGCCTCTCGCCTCAGCAGGGCTCCCTCTGCTGCGAGCCGCCTCAAGCAGCGTG CACCTCTTCGCCAGATGTCATCTGGGAGTGTTCCTGGCTCTTCTGGAGAGACCATGATTTACTACCTCCTTGCTGGTGTTGCTGCTTTTGGTGGTTTATTTTAT GCCTACAGAATAGTCAGTTCATCCCGCAGCAAGTATATTGAACATTTGAATATTCTTCAGGAGAGAGCTGAGGGGCGGAAAGACAAACCTTGGTCAAGCAAGG GTGATGAAGAAGAGACGGCTGAAGTCACTGAAGCAGAGACAGTCACGGAAGAGGCTGATGCAGTAGCTGCTGCTGGACCTGCAGCACAGGATAAGAATGCTGGGGTATCCCCAGAAACTGGAGGGGAGAATGACTTACCAGCTCCAGATGCGTCCCCTGCTGTCGAGGAAGCACAGCAGGAAGCTGCTGCTAATTTGGAAGTTGCTGCTAATTcagaagctgctgcagtgcAAG tttctgtggaGGAGAAGACACCTGAAGAAGTTGCTAAGGAACCCTAA
- the LOC115351772 gene encoding protein MGARP isoform X1, with the protein MYLCRAASQALASRLSRAPSAASRLKQRAPLRQMSSGSVPGSSGETMIYYLLAGVAAFGGLFYAYRIVSSSRSKYIEHLNILQERAEGRKDKPWSSKGDEEETAEVTEAETVTEEADAVAAAGPAAQDKNAGVSPETGGENDLPAPDASPAVEEAQQEAAANLEVAANSEAAAVQETVSEVLDVAASSAHEENLDSVKEGVASAAEEISDRSSKSQDVDAEESGETSEGARVQLVSVEEKTPEEVAKEP; encoded by the exons atGTATCTCTGCAGGGCCGCCTCGCAGGCGCTGGCCTCTCGCCTCAGCAGGGCTCCCTCTGCTGCGAGCCGCCTCAAGCAGCGTG CACCTCTTCGCCAGATGTCATCTGGGAGTGTTCCTGGCTCTTCTGGAGAGACCATGATTTACTACCTCCTTGCTGGTGTTGCTGCTTTTGGTGGTTTATTTTAT GCCTACAGAATAGTCAGTTCATCCCGCAGCAAGTATATTGAACATTTGAATATTCTTCAGGAGAGAGCTGAGGGGCGGAAAGACAAACCTTGGTCAAGCAAGG GTGATGAAGAAGAGACGGCTGAAGTCACTGAAGCAGAGACAGTCACGGAAGAGGCTGATGCAGTAGCTGCTGCTGGACCTGCAGCACAGGATAAGAATGCTGGGGTATCCCCAGAAACTGGAGGGGAGAATGACTTACCAGCTCCAGATGCGTCCCCTGCTGTCGAGGAAGCACAGCAGGAAGCTGCTGCTAATTTGGAAGTTGCTGCTAATTcagaagctgctgcagtgcAAG AAACTGTGAGTGAAGTCTTGGATGTTGCAGCTTCTTCTGCCCATGAGGAAAACCTAGACAGTGTCAAGGAAGGAGTAGCCTCAGCAGCTGAAGAGATTTCTGACAGATCCTCAAAGAGCCAGGACGTTGATGCTGAGGAGTCGGGGGAAACTTCAGAAGGTGCAAGAGTACAGCTGG tttctgtggaGGAGAAGACACCTGAAGAAGTTGCTAAGGAACCCTAA